DNA from Magnolia sinica isolate HGM2019 chromosome 19, MsV1, whole genome shotgun sequence:
CAACATTGATCCATTATGTGGGGTCGAGGCAACCGAGCTCTATCCTGATGTAAAATACACCACTGTCGATGAATATCTTGATCGGTTTGTCTGAGGATCCAAAACCTGTCTTGAGTTTTGTTTTGTTCTGTTCTTGTTGCATTAGGTGAATAAGTGGTTTCCCATATGATTCTCCTGCGAGAGATATGAGTTCAGTTACTTTCATTTCCTTGAGTTTTGTTGCATTAGGTGAATAAGTCGGTTTCCAATATGATTCTCCTGTGAGAGATTTGAGTTCAGTTACTTTCGTTTCCTTCGGTTAGAAACTTGTTGAGGAAATACAACTGTAATCTGATCATTTTAGACATCTTTGGTAAGAGTTATGGTGTGAGAATTTCATGTAATTGCTACAAATTGCAGAGTGGATGATTTGAATTATTATGTTTCTTGATGTAGCCTTTCTTCTACGAGTGACTAGTTTAGGAGAAAGCCCCAGGCTTATGCATGCAAAATCCCACAATATAGCATGGTGAGGAGTTCATTACACACAAGATGAGAAGTTGCCACCAGCAAAGATATGCCCTGAAAATCGATCAAGggtttaggccctgtttggtagatgcctaactCATTTTTAGTTAACagctctaatacataattactattgGCTATAATGAGATGAACTCACCTTGGTCTCTAATACATGAtaactgttaactaaaatgagatgaactcatttttgaaAGCGTCTACCTAACAGGGCCTTCTAGTTTGAGAGATAAGAAGATCAACAGTTTAGAATTGCATACAGATGTGGAGCATGACAATGATGATGTCGGACTAGAGAAGTAAAATTAGGGAAAAAGAAACGAAAGCGGATCAGGTGCGGACCATGGGACTCgccttgatgcatatattttatatccacgtgtCCATTCGTTTTCCAGATCATtgtagagcatgagcccaaaaaagatccaattctcagatgGACGATATCATAggaggaaacaatggtgattcaccattaatgggccacaagttttggatcaagatgatatttgttcttccccttcatccaggtttatgtgaccttatcaacatgttggatggcaaataaaaattatggaaacattagttttggatcaagatggtagTTTTTTCCccattcatccaggtttatgtgacctcatcaacaggttggatggcaaataaacattacgaaaacaTTAGAGTGATCAGTGGACCCTAGTAAGTTTCTAATAGtaagacattcaatcactactgttccctactgtatggtccacctgagaataggatctgtttcatttttgggctcatgctctgcaatgatctggaaaaacggatggacagaatggatatagaatatatacatcaagatgggacccacagtgaggaccacaccgtcttgggtgaggccagggccacacctaatccactcccaaaagAAACAGGGACATGGAGGATTTATTTCTTGTGAAGAGGAAAAGgggaaatgaaatgaattttacTGGAAAGTTATCCAAAGTATTCAACAACTGTCAAAGTACAACAAACACCAACATATTCCTGAGACACCATAAATTCTATAGTATCATAAAATCCACAGAGAAGGGCATTAACGTGAGCATCCAGGTCTGGAGGAGGCAATTCACTGTAAATTTTGTCTTCACTTCGGATTTCTTTCAATTTAGTTCCAGTAGAGGCCAACTCAGCAGATTGCTTGGCCAAGGAGTGGGGCGAGAGACCCTGTATGTCTGGTACTTTTTCATTGCCACAGTGGGTGGAATCTATTCAAAATTGGCATTTATCAAAGAAAATCTGGAAAGATTTTTAACCTGATATAGAACTCGTCAAACAGCAACCTTGTCTAAGTTTAAATAATCAACAAGCAAGGCAAAAGAAATGAATAATTGAAAAACCTGCTTGTTGTGGCTACTTTGTACTTCAGTGGGGAGAGATGACAAGTAGCATAACTGAGATGCAGGTCAGTCACCTATGTTCatcttgtttttctttcctttcttcgcTGATGCTTTTGCAGCCCCTTTGCCTCCTTTTTGGCCCTTGGCCAATTTCCCTTTCGCATTCTTTCCCTTCTTCAAGCCACCTTTCCCTGGCTTGCCCATTTCACAGGACCTTGCATCTTTCTTCATCTGCCTGTCAACCACCACCTTCCCTTTTCCACCCTTCACTTGGACCCCCTTCTTGGCAACCACATACTCCCTTTGAGGCTTCTTCGGAACCGCCTTCTTATAAAGCCGATCAATCATCTTCCCCTTTGACAGATCAGATATATCAGTCTGATCTGAAATGGAATTCGCCTTCTGACGAACCTTCTCAAGCTTTCTCATTGCTATCAACAGACCAAAAGGGCTAAGAGGAGATGAAATGGAATTCAAACCATTAACAATCATGGAACACTACAATTCCATTTTCTGATTAAATATTACACTTCATGTATACTGACACATCTTAAATTGTAGAATTTGAAGCACAAATAACAGGATTTGAACATTGGTAATAAGCATTGCAATCTAGAAACTATCAGCCCCTTGTTGATAAATGTTTAGCACAAAACATGAGATCTCCAGTTcaggattcagctt
Protein-coding regions in this window:
- the LOC131235583 gene encoding uncharacterized protein LOC131235583, producing MIVNGLNSISSPLSPFGLLIAMRKLEKVRQKANSISDQTDISDLSKGKMIDRLYKKAVPKKPQREYVVAKKGVQVKGGKGKVVVDRQMKKDARSCEMGKPGKGGLKKGKNAKGKLAKGQKGGKGAAKASAKKGKKNKMNIGD